DNA from Aggregatimonas sangjinii:
TAAGGTGGTTTGTTATTCGTTATCGCCCTATTATATAGATGGGTGCAAAATTGTTTTAATCATCCAAGGAATCAATAAAATCAATTGCAACCTGAGGCAGTAATACCTTATCTATTAAATGGGCAACGCCGTTTCTTGCTAAAATATCAGCCGCGACAATGTTGGCATTCACATCGTTCGTCGCATCACCGATAACAAAACCATCTGTGCCAACGACACTAATGATTTCAATATCACTTTCTGATAAGGTAGTTACCATACCTGCCGCTAAATCTTCACTTACAATTTGTCCTGATACAACATGATATAGAAGTATGGTGCTAAGTAATTCCAGTTCTTCTTCTGTATCAAAGCTTGCTATACTCGTGTAATCTGGACCCAAAGCATCTAACAAATCTAAGAAAGCTGCGTCTGAAGGGGCGAAAACCGTAGCTGGTCTGAAATAGGTGAAGTTAGTCGCCGTAGAATCCATTGCTCCGTTTGTGGCATCGATAAAGGCACCAACTAAATCAGTTGCGATCAAAGCCTCTTCCAATACGCTTAAGGCTGGAGTTTCCACTACTATGGAAGCCAAATCATCGGAAGCTAGCAAGTCAAGAAAATCTAAAGCTGCCTGAGGCAAAAGAACCTTGTCGATGATATCGACAGCACCATTTCGGGCATCTATACCAGCAGTTACAGTGGTTGCGTTTGCCGCTGTGGCGTCACCGAAAGAAAAACCTCCTCCTCCATCGGCAATTACTTCGACCGTGCTATCCTCTAATAAAGTCGGTGCTGGGCCTGCCATCAATTCAATAGAACTATCAACAGGGGTTAGTACATGGTACTTTAAAATATCGCCTAACAGGGCGATTTCCGCTTCGTTGTCAAAATCATCCAAACTATTGTAATCATCACCCAGCGCGTTTAAAAGATCACCGAAAGCGTCATTGTTAGGTGCTAAGACCCTAGCAGTATCCAGGCCTACGACCGCCTCCAATAAACCTGCCTTCTCCAAAGCGCTTGTCAGTAAGCTTAAATCCTCTGTACCAGCTGCCCATTCTGCGATGCTTGGTCTAGTGTCTATATTTAAGGCCTCAATAGCTCCTTCGGGCAACAGCACTTTGTCAATTACGTGAATAATACCATTACTCGCAAAACCATCTGCTTGAACAACAGTGGCAACAGGATTGGTTTGAGGTAAATCCGTAGCATCCAATAGCTGCACGTCATCCCCAACTATTACAGAGAGCGTGCCTCCTTCCACCGTAGTCAACGTTTGACCATCGGAAAAGTCCGTTGCCTCAAGAGAGCCTGTAACTACATGATAGGTTAATATTTGTGCGAGTAAATTGGCATCAGCAGCGGCCAACAATTGCGCCGCTGCAGTTTCATCGTCATTGGCTTCAAAACCAACTTCAGTTGCAAATGTTTCAAAAGCGGCGTCGTTCGGTGCAAATACGGTAAAAGGACCCGAACCGTTCAAAGTTCCTGGCAAGTCACCTGCCGCAGCGGACAGTGCTGCATTTAGAGAGGTTACAACACCATTTTTACCTATTGTTTCAGAAATCGTAGCTGGGCCGACCAACGCCGCCTCAGAGCCGTCCTCGTCGTCATTGCACGAGGTAAGCGTGCAAAGTATGAATAGAGAAAAAATAATACCTAAATTTCGAAATTTTGTCATGTTAGTTTATTGAAAGTTAATCTTAGAAACGTCTCAACGTTAGAAACAAACGGAGTAATGCATTTTACGACTTCCATTACCAGCCTGAATTCTGATTCAAAACTCCACCACTAAGGTCAATGGCGGTAATGGGTATCGGCAACAAATCCTGCTTTTCGGTATAGGGAGCGAATTTAGAGGAAATACTAGGAATTGTCCTAGATTC
Protein-coding regions in this window:
- a CDS encoding fasciclin domain-containing protein → MTKFRNLGIIFSLFILCTLTSCNDDEDGSEAALVGPATISETIGKNGVVTSLNAALSAAAGDLPGTLNGSGPFTVFAPNDAAFETFATEVGFEANDDETAAAQLLAAADANLLAQILTYHVVTGSLEATDFSDGQTLTTVEGGTLSVIVGDDVQLLDATDLPQTNPVATVVQADGFASNGIIHVIDKVLLPEGAIEALNIDTRPSIAEWAAGTEDLSLLTSALEKAGLLEAVVGLDTARVLAPNNDAFGDLLNALGDDYNSLDDFDNEAEIALLGDILKYHVLTPVDSSIELMAGPAPTLLEDSTVEVIADGGGGFSFGDATAANATTVTAGIDARNGAVDIIDKVLLPQAALDFLDLLASDDLASIVVETPALSVLEEALIATDLVGAFIDATNGAMDSTATNFTYFRPATVFAPSDAAFLDLLDALGPDYTSIASFDTEEELELLSTILLYHVVSGQIVSEDLAAGMVTTLSESDIEIISVVGTDGFVIGDATNDVNANIVAADILARNGVAHLIDKVLLPQVAIDFIDSLDD